Proteins encoded by one window of Pseudonocardia sp. HH130629-09:
- the rplB gene encoding 50S ribosomal protein L2 — MAIRKYKPTTPGRRGSSVSDFAEITRDTPEKSLLRPLHNKGGRNVHGRITTRHQGGGHKRAYRLIDFRRHDKDGVPAKVAHIEYDPNRTSRIALLHYADGEKRYIIAPAKLKQGDKIENGPRADIKVGNNLPLRNIPTGTVVHAIELRPGGGAKIARSAGVGVQLVAKDGPYAQLRMPSGEIRYVDVRCRATVGEVGNSEHANINWGKAGRMRWKGKRPTVRGVVMNPVDHPHGGGEGKTSGGRHPVNPAGTPEGRTRKNKPSDKLIVRRRRTGKKR, encoded by the coding sequence ATGGCCATTCGTAAGTACAAGCCGACCACCCCGGGCCGTCGTGGCTCGAGCGTGTCGGACTTCGCCGAGATCACCCGCGACACCCCCGAGAAGTCGCTGCTGCGTCCGCTGCACAACAAGGGCGGCCGCAACGTGCACGGGCGGATCACCACCCGTCACCAGGGGGGCGGGCACAAGCGCGCCTACCGTCTGATCGACTTCCGTCGTCACGACAAGGACGGCGTGCCGGCGAAGGTCGCGCACATCGAGTACGACCCGAACCGCACCTCGCGGATCGCACTGCTGCACTACGCCGACGGCGAGAAGCGCTACATCATCGCGCCGGCGAAGCTCAAGCAGGGGGACAAGATCGAGAACGGTCCCCGGGCCGACATCAAGGTGGGTAACAACCTGCCGCTGCGCAACATCCCGACGGGCACCGTGGTGCACGCGATCGAGCTCCGCCCCGGTGGCGGCGCGAAGATCGCGCGCTCGGCCGGTGTCGGCGTCCAGCTGGTCGCCAAGGACGGGCCCTACGCGCAGCTGCGGATGCCCTCCGGCGAGATCCGCTACGTCGACGTGCGCTGCCGCGCCACCGTCGGCGAGGTGGGCAACTCGGAGCACGCCAACATCAACTGGGGCAAGGCCGGCCGTATGCGGTGGAAGGGCAAGCGCCCGACCGTCCGTGGTGTCGTCATGAACCCGGTGGACCACCCGCACGGTGGTGGTGAGGGCAAGACCTCCGGTGGCCGCCACCCGGTGAACCCGGCGGGCACGCCCGAGGGCCGTACCCGCAAGAACAAGCCGTCCGACAAGTTGATCGTCCGCCGGCGCCGTACCGGCAAGAAGCGCTGA
- the rplV gene encoding 50S ribosomal protein L22, with amino-acid sequence MADTAETTGAALEPTRARAVARFVRSSPMKTRRVVDLVRGLPVDEALAILRFSPQAAAEPVAKVVASAAANAENNLDLDPETLVVAVAMVDEGPTLKRIRPRAQGRAYRIRKRTSHITIEVESVPQKAGRRGAKGRAR; translated from the coding sequence ATGGCAGACACTGCCGAGACCACCGGCGCTGCGCTCGAGCCGACTCGTGCGCGCGCCGTGGCACGGTTCGTCCGTAGCTCGCCGATGAAGACCCGCCGCGTCGTGGACCTGGTCCGCGGCCTGCCGGTCGACGAGGCGCTGGCGATCCTGCGGTTCTCGCCGCAGGCCGCGGCGGAGCCCGTCGCGAAGGTCGTGGCGAGCGCCGCGGCCAACGCCGAGAACAACCTGGACCTGGACCCGGAGACCCTCGTGGTCGCCGTGGCGATGGTCGACGAGGGCCCGACGCTGAAGCGGATCCGGCCGCGCGCCCAGGGGCGTGCGTACCGCATCCGCAAGCGGACGAGCCACATCACCATCGAGGTCGAGTCGGTTCCGCAGAAGGCCGGCCGTCGTGGTGCGAAGGGGAGGGCCCGCTGA
- the rpsJ gene encoding 30S ribosomal protein S10 produces the protein MAGQKIRIRLKAYDHEAIDASARKIVETVTRTGARVVGPVPLPTEKNVYCVIRSPHKYKDSREHFEMRTHKRLIDILDPTPKTVDALMRIDLPASVDVNIQ, from the coding sequence ATGGCGGGACAGAAGATCCGCATCAGGCTCAAGGCCTATGACCACGAGGCAATCGACGCGTCTGCTCGCAAGATCGTGGAGACCGTGACGCGTACCGGTGCCCGGGTCGTCGGCCCCGTGCCGCTGCCTACCGAGAAGAACGTGTACTGCGTCATCCGCTCGCCGCACAAGTACAAGGACTCGCGCGAGCACTTCGAGATGCGCACGCACAAGCGACTCATCGACATCCTCGACCCGACGCCCAAGACGGTCGACGCGCTCATGCGCATCGACCTGCCGGCGAGCGTCGACGTCAACATTCAGTGA
- the rplW gene encoding 50S ribosomal protein L23 yields the protein MIADPRDVLLAPVVSEKSYGLLDERQYTFVVAPDANKTQIKIAVEKVFGVKVTSVNTLNRPGKRKRSRTGYGKRKDTKRAIVTLSEESKAIDVFGGPAS from the coding sequence GTGATCGCGGACCCGCGGGACGTGCTGCTCGCGCCGGTCGTCTCGGAGAAGAGCTACGGGCTGCTCGACGAGCGCCAGTACACCTTCGTCGTGGCACCGGACGCGAACAAGACCCAGATCAAGATCGCCGTGGAGAAGGTGTTCGGGGTCAAGGTGACCAGCGTGAACACGCTGAACCGCCCGGGCAAGCGCAAGCGCTCCCGCACCGGCTACGGCAAGCGCAAGGACACCAAGCGCGCGATCGTCACGCTCTCCGAGGAGAGCAAGGCGATCGACGTCTTCGGTGGCCCGGCGAGCTGA
- the rplN gene encoding 50S ribosomal protein L14 codes for MIQQESRLRVADNTGAKEILCIRVLGGSARRYAGIGDVIVATVKEAIPGAGVKRGDVVKAVIVRTKKEKRRPDGSYIRFDENAAVLIKADNGPRGTRIFGPVGRELRDRKFMRIISLAPEVL; via the coding sequence GTGATCCAGCAGGAGTCGCGGCTGCGCGTCGCCGACAACACCGGTGCCAAGGAGATCCTGTGCATCCGGGTGCTGGGCGGCTCCGCGCGGCGCTACGCCGGGATCGGCGACGTCATCGTCGCCACGGTCAAGGAGGCCATCCCCGGCGCCGGCGTGAAGCGTGGTGACGTCGTCAAGGCGGTCATCGTGCGCACCAAGAAGGAGAAGCGCCGTCCCGACGGCAGCTACATCCGTTTCGACGAGAACGCCGCCGTCCTGATCAAGGCGGACAACGGACCTCGGGGGACCCGTATCTTCGGCCCGGTCGGGCGCGAGCTGCGCGACCGCAAGTTCATGAGGATCATCTCCCTGGCCCCGGAGGTGCTCTGA
- the rplE gene encoding 50S ribosomal protein L5, with the protein MTTAEKTLPRLKQRYRDEILDKLREEFGYTNVMQIPGLTKVVVNMGVGDAARDSKLIDGALRDLATITGQKPQLRRATKSIAQFKLREGMPIGAKVTLRNDRMWEFLDRLLTIALPRIRDFRGLESNQFDGRGNYTFGLNEQSMFHEIDPDSIDRPRGMDITVVTTATTNAEGRALLRHLGFPFKES; encoded by the coding sequence ATGACCACGGCTGAGAAGACCCTGCCGAGGCTCAAGCAGCGTTACCGCGACGAGATCCTCGACAAGCTCCGCGAGGAGTTCGGCTACACCAACGTCATGCAGATCCCCGGCCTGACCAAGGTCGTGGTGAACATGGGTGTCGGTGACGCCGCCCGCGACTCGAAGCTGATCGACGGTGCGCTGCGCGACCTGGCCACCATCACCGGCCAGAAGCCGCAGCTGCGTCGCGCCACCAAGTCCATCGCGCAGTTCAAGCTGCGTGAGGGCATGCCGATCGGTGCGAAGGTGACTCTTCGCAACGACCGGATGTGGGAGTTCCTCGACCGGCTGCTGACCATCGCGCTGCCCCGTATCCGCGACTTCCGCGGCCTCGAGAGCAACCAGTTCGACGGGCGTGGCAACTACACGTTCGGCCTGAACGAGCAGTCGATGTTCCACGAGATCGACCCGGATTCCATCGACCGGCCGCGGGGCATGGACATCACGGTCGTGACCACCGCGACCACGAACGCCGAGGGCCGGGCGCTGCTGCGCCACCTGGGCTTCCCGTTCAAGGAGAGCTGA
- the rplC gene encoding 50S ribosomal protein L3, producing MTAAFKKTTATKQTKKVTGLLGTKLGMTQLFDENNRIVPVTVVQLGPNVVTQVRSQETDGYTAVQLAYGAIDPRKVNKPESGHFAKVGVTPRRHVLELRTSDAAEYTTGQEVTVEAFAEVAEVDVVGVTKGKGFAGVMKRHGFKGLGASHGTQRKHRSPGSIGGCATPGRVFKGVRMAGRMGSDRQTTQNLKVHRVDAERGLLLVKGAVPGPRGGLVVVKTPAKGDGK from the coding sequence ATGACTGCTGCATTCAAGAAGACGACTGCCACCAAGCAGACGAAGAAGGTCACCGGCCTCCTGGGCACCAAGCTCGGGATGACCCAGTTGTTCGACGAGAACAACCGCATCGTGCCGGTCACCGTGGTCCAGCTCGGACCGAACGTCGTGACGCAGGTGCGCTCGCAGGAGACCGACGGCTACACCGCCGTCCAGCTGGCCTACGGGGCCATCGACCCGCGCAAGGTGAACAAGCCGGAGTCCGGCCACTTCGCCAAGGTCGGCGTCACCCCCCGTCGCCACGTCCTGGAGCTCCGCACCTCCGACGCCGCCGAGTACACCACCGGCCAGGAGGTCACCGTCGAGGCGTTCGCCGAGGTGGCCGAGGTCGACGTGGTGGGCGTGACCAAGGGCAAGGGCTTCGCCGGTGTCATGAAGCGCCACGGGTTCAAGGGCCTGGGCGCCTCGCACGGCACGCAGCGCAAGCACCGTTCGCCGGGCTCCATCGGCGGCTGCGCCACCCCGGGCCGCGTGTTCAAGGGTGTGCGGATGGCCGGCCGGATGGGTTCCGACCGCCAGACCACGCAGAACCTGAAGGTCCACCGGGTGGACGCCGAGCGCGGGCTGCTGCTCGTCAAGGGCGCCGTCCCCGGTCCGCGCGGTGGCCTCGTCGTGGTGAAGACCCCCGCGAAGGGTGATGGCAAGTGA
- the rplX gene encoding 50S ribosomal protein L24, which produces MKVKKGDTVLVIAGKDKGARGKVIAAYPERQRVLVEGVNRIKKHTRISQNQRGAESGGIVTQEAAIHVSNVMVCDSDGKPTRIGKKTVEGEDGTTRRVRISRRNGKEI; this is translated from the coding sequence ATGAAGGTCAAGAAGGGCGACACCGTTCTGGTGATCGCCGGCAAGGACAAGGGTGCACGGGGCAAGGTCATCGCGGCCTACCCGGAGCGCCAGCGCGTGCTGGTCGAGGGCGTGAACCGGATCAAGAAGCACACCCGGATCAGCCAGAACCAGCGCGGGGCCGAGAGCGGCGGGATCGTCACCCAGGAGGCCGCCATCCATGTCTCGAACGTGATGGTGTGCGACTCCGACGGCAAGCCGACCCGCATCGGCAAGAAGACCGTCGAGGGCGAGGACGGCACCACCCGCCGCGTCCGGATCTCCAGGCGCAACGGGAAGGAGATCTGA
- the rplD gene encoding 50S ribosomal protein L4 — translation MSTVQIKTPEGSASGSVELPDHVFDVTANIALMHQVVTAQLNAARQGTHDVKGRGEVRGGGKKPYRQKGTGRARQGSIRAPQFAGGGIVHGPTPRDYSQRTPKKMKAAALRGALSDRARAGAVHVVSAFAEGDAPSTKSARKVIEAVVPDARRVLAVVERSAENALLSLRNLPQVHLIAPDQLNTHDVLVNDVVLFTQAALDEFLAGPIAKPKAAGRRAEEADK, via the coding sequence GTGAGCACCGTGCAGATCAAGACCCCCGAGGGTTCCGCCTCCGGCAGCGTCGAGCTCCCGGACCACGTCTTCGACGTGACGGCGAACATCGCCCTCATGCACCAGGTGGTGACCGCGCAGCTCAACGCCGCGCGTCAGGGCACGCACGACGTGAAGGGTCGCGGCGAGGTCCGCGGCGGTGGCAAGAAGCCGTACCGGCAGAAGGGCACCGGTCGCGCCCGTCAGGGCTCGATCCGCGCGCCGCAGTTCGCCGGTGGTGGCATCGTCCACGGCCCGACCCCGCGCGACTACTCGCAGCGGACCCCGAAGAAGATGAAGGCCGCCGCCCTGCGTGGCGCCCTCTCCGACCGGGCCCGCGCCGGAGCCGTGCACGTCGTGTCCGCCTTCGCCGAGGGTGACGCGCCGTCGACCAAGTCCGCCCGCAAGGTGATCGAGGCCGTCGTGCCCGACGCCCGCCGGGTGCTCGCGGTCGTCGAGCGTTCCGCCGAGAACGCCCTGCTGAGCCTGCGCAACCTGCCGCAGGTCCACCTGATCGCGCCCGACCAGCTGAACACCCACGACGTGCTCGTCAACGACGTCGTGCTGTTCACGCAGGCGGCGCTGGACGAGTTCCTGGCCGGCCCGATCGCGAAGCCGAAGGCTGCCGGCCGCCGCGCTGAGGAGGCCGACAAGTGA
- the rpsS gene encoding 30S ribosomal protein S19, which translates to MPRSLKKGPFVDDHLLKKVDALNESGKKTVIRTWSRRSTIIPDMIGHTIAVHDGRKHVPVFVSDSMVGHKLGEFAPTRTFRGHIKDDRKARRR; encoded by the coding sequence ATGCCGCGCAGCCTGAAGAAGGGCCCCTTCGTGGACGACCACCTGCTCAAGAAGGTGGACGCCCTCAACGAGTCCGGCAAGAAGACCGTGATCCGCACGTGGTCCCGTCGGTCCACGATCATCCCGGACATGATCGGTCACACCATCGCGGTGCACGACGGCCGCAAGCACGTCCCGGTCTTCGTCTCCGACTCGATGGTCGGGCACAAGCTGGGCGAGTTCGCCCCGACCCGCACGTTCCGGGGTCACATCAAGGACGACCGCAAGGCGCGTCGGCGCTAG
- the rpsC gene encoding 30S ribosomal protein S3 encodes MGQKINPHGFRLGITTDWKSRWYADKQYSEYVKEDVEIRRMLSKGMERAGISKVEIERTRDRVRVDIHTARPGIVIGRRGAEADRIRGNLEKLTKKQVQLNILEVKNSESDAQLVAQGVAEQLSNRVAFRRAMRKAIQSAMRSPQVKGIRVQCSGRLGGAEMSRSEFYREGRVPLHTLRADIDYGLFEARTSFGRIGVKVWIYKGDVVGGRREGVPAAAEAPGRGPRRERPARRRSGASGTTATSTEAGRAAQSAGQAGGAATATAEAPASGENQSNGGES; translated from the coding sequence ATGGGGCAGAAGATCAACCCGCACGGCTTCCGCCTGGGCATCACCACGGACTGGAAGTCGCGCTGGTACGCCGACAAGCAGTACTCCGAGTACGTCAAGGAGGACGTCGAGATCCGCCGCATGCTCTCCAAGGGCATGGAGCGGGCCGGCATCTCCAAGGTCGAGATCGAGCGGACCCGGGACCGCGTGCGGGTGGACATCCACACCGCGCGTCCGGGCATCGTGATCGGCCGCCGTGGCGCGGAGGCCGACCGGATCCGGGGCAACCTCGAGAAGCTGACCAAGAAGCAGGTCCAGCTGAACATCCTCGAGGTCAAGAACTCCGAGTCCGACGCGCAGCTCGTCGCCCAGGGCGTCGCCGAGCAGCTGTCGAACCGGGTCGCCTTCCGGCGTGCGATGCGCAAGGCCATCCAGTCGGCCATGCGCAGCCCGCAGGTCAAGGGCATCCGGGTCCAGTGCTCGGGCCGCCTCGGCGGTGCCGAGATGTCGCGGTCGGAGTTCTACCGCGAGGGTCGGGTCCCGCTGCACACGCTGCGCGCCGACATCGACTACGGCCTGTTCGAGGCCCGGACCTCCTTCGGCCGCATCGGGGTCAAGGTCTGGATCTACAAGGGCGACGTCGTCGGCGGCCGCCGCGAGGGCGTCCCGGCCGCTGCCGAGGCCCCGGGCCGCGGTCCGCGCCGCGAGCGTCCGGCCCGGCGCCGTTCCGGTGCCTCGGGCACCACTGCGACCAGCACCGAGGCCGGGCGTGCCGCGCAGAGCGCGGGCCAGGCCGGCGGCGCCGCGACGGCGACCGCCGAGGCCCCGGCCTCCGGTGAGAACCAGAGCAACGGTGGGGAGAGCTGA
- the fusA gene encoding elongation factor G → MAHIDAGKTTTTERILFYTGINYKIGEVHDGGATMDWMEEEQKRGITITSAATTCFWKNHQINIIDTPGHVDFTVEVERSLRVLDGAVAVFDGKEGVEPQSEQVWRQATKYDVPRICFVNKMDKLGADFYFTIQTIKDRLNATPLPLQIPIGSENDFIGVVDLVEMRALTWRGEVAKGEDYTVEEIPAELQAKAEEYRTQLLEAVAETDDELMELYLGGEDLTVEQIKNGVRRLVNDRAAYPVLCGSAFKNKGVQPMLDAVIDYLPSPYDVPPVEGFLTDGETPASRKPSKDEPFSALAFKISAHPFFGKLTYIRVYSGQVAAGAQVINSTKDRKERIGKLFQMHSNKENPVDEAVAGHIYAVIGLKDTTTGDTLCDPQNPIVLESMTFPDPVIQVAVEPKSKADQEKLSLAIQKLAEEDPTFQVSLDDETGQTIIAGMGELHLEVLVNRMKSDYKVEANIGKPQVAYRETIKKAVEKFEYTHKKQTGGSGQFARVIIKLEPLTSGDGALYEFENKVTGGRVPREYIPSVDAGAQDAMQYGIQAGYPVVGVKLTLLDGQYHEVDSSEMAFKVAGSMAFKEAARKASPAILEPMMAVEVMTPEDYMGDVIGDLNSRRGQIQAMEERAGARVVKATVPLSEMFGYVGDLRSRTQGRANYTMVFDSYAEVPANVAKEIIAKATGE, encoded by the coding sequence ATGGCCCACATCGACGCCGGTAAGACGACCACCACCGAGCGGATCCTGTTCTACACCGGGATCAACTACAAGATCGGTGAGGTCCACGACGGCGGCGCCACGATGGACTGGATGGAGGAGGAGCAGAAGCGCGGCATCACGATCACGTCCGCCGCGACGACCTGCTTCTGGAAGAACCACCAGATCAACATCATCGACACCCCCGGGCACGTCGACTTCACCGTCGAGGTGGAGCGGTCGCTGCGGGTGCTCGACGGTGCGGTCGCGGTCTTCGACGGCAAGGAGGGGGTCGAGCCGCAGTCCGAGCAGGTCTGGCGGCAGGCCACCAAGTACGACGTCCCCCGCATCTGCTTCGTCAACAAGATGGACAAGCTGGGCGCGGACTTCTACTTCACCATCCAGACCATCAAGGACCGGCTGAACGCGACGCCGCTCCCGCTGCAGATCCCGATCGGCTCCGAGAACGACTTCATCGGTGTCGTGGACCTGGTCGAGATGCGTGCCCTCACCTGGCGCGGCGAGGTCGCCAAGGGCGAGGACTACACCGTCGAGGAGATCCCGGCGGAGCTCCAGGCCAAGGCCGAGGAGTACCGCACCCAGCTCCTCGAGGCGGTCGCCGAGACCGACGACGAGCTCATGGAGCTCTACCTCGGTGGCGAGGACCTGACCGTCGAGCAGATCAAGAACGGCGTGCGCCGGCTGGTCAACGACCGCGCCGCGTACCCGGTCCTCTGCGGCTCGGCGTTCAAGAACAAGGGTGTCCAGCCGATGCTGGACGCGGTGATCGACTACCTGCCGTCGCCGTACGACGTGCCGCCGGTCGAGGGTTTCCTCACCGACGGTGAGACGCCGGCGAGCCGCAAGCCGTCGAAGGACGAGCCGTTCTCGGCGCTGGCCTTCAAGATCTCCGCGCACCCGTTCTTCGGCAAGCTGACCTACATCCGGGTCTACTCGGGTCAGGTCGCCGCCGGCGCCCAGGTCATCAACTCGACCAAGGACCGGAAGGAGCGCATCGGGAAGCTCTTCCAGATGCACTCCAACAAGGAGAACCCGGTCGACGAGGCCGTGGCCGGCCACATCTACGCGGTCATCGGTCTGAAGGACACGACCACCGGCGACACGCTCTGCGACCCGCAGAACCCGATCGTCCTCGAGTCGATGACCTTCCCGGACCCGGTCATCCAGGTCGCCGTCGAGCCCAAGTCGAAGGCGGACCAGGAGAAGCTCTCCCTGGCGATCCAGAAGCTGGCCGAGGAGGACCCGACGTTCCAGGTCTCCCTGGACGACGAGACCGGCCAGACCATCATCGCCGGCATGGGCGAGCTGCACCTCGAGGTGCTGGTCAACCGGATGAAGTCCGACTACAAGGTCGAGGCCAACATCGGCAAGCCGCAGGTGGCCTACCGGGAGACCATCAAGAAGGCCGTCGAGAAGTTCGAGTACACGCACAAGAAGCAGACCGGTGGTTCGGGCCAGTTCGCCCGCGTCATCATCAAGCTCGAGCCGCTCACCAGCGGTGACGGTGCGCTGTACGAGTTCGAGAACAAGGTCACCGGTGGCCGTGTCCCGCGGGAGTACATCCCGTCGGTCGACGCCGGTGCCCAGGACGCCATGCAGTACGGCATCCAGGCCGGCTACCCCGTGGTCGGTGTGAAGCTCACGCTGCTGGACGGTCAGTACCACGAGGTCGACTCCTCGGAGATGGCCTTCAAGGTCGCCGGTTCCATGGCGTTCAAGGAGGCGGCCCGCAAGGCGAGCCCCGCCATACTCGAGCCGATGATGGCCGTCGAGGTGATGACGCCCGAGGACTACATGGGCGACGTCATCGGTGACCTGAACTCCCGCCGCGGCCAGATCCAGGCCATGGAGGAGCGGGCCGGTGCCCGTGTCGTCAAGGCGACCGTGCCGCTGTCCGAGATGTTCGGCTACGTCGGCGACCTGCGGTCGCGGACCCAGGGCCGGGCGAACTACACGATGGTCTTCGACTCCTACGCCGAGGTTCCGGCGAACGTGGCGAAGGAGATCATCGCGAAGGCCACGGGCGAGTAA
- the rpmC gene encoding 50S ribosomal protein L29: protein MASSGNTKAAELRELSDEELVVRVREAKEELFNLRFQTATGQLDNNRRLRAVRHDIARCYTVMRERELGLSAAPTESEGAA from the coding sequence ATGGCGAGCAGTGGCAACACCAAGGCCGCCGAGCTGCGCGAGCTCTCCGACGAGGAGCTGGTCGTGCGTGTCCGGGAGGCCAAGGAGGAGCTGTTCAACCTCCGCTTCCAGACGGCCACCGGGCAGCTGGACAACAACCGGCGGCTGCGGGCCGTCCGTCACGACATCGCGCGGTGCTACACCGTCATGCGCGAGCGTGAGCTCGGCCTTTCCGCCGCACCGACCGAGAGTGAGGGCGCGGCGTGA
- the rpsQ gene encoding 30S ribosomal protein S17 produces MEKTIVVSLEDRVKHPLYGKVIRRTSKVKAHDEGNTAGIGDRVRLMETRPLSATKRWRLVEILEKAK; encoded by the coding sequence ATGGAGAAGACGATCGTCGTCTCCCTCGAGGACCGGGTGAAGCACCCCCTGTACGGCAAGGTCATCCGCCGGACCAGCAAGGTCAAGGCGCACGACGAGGGGAACACCGCCGGTATCGGCGACCGTGTCCGCCTCATGGAGACCCGCCCGCTGTCGGCGACCAAGCGCTGGCGGCTGGTGGAGATCCTCGAGAAGGCCAAGTAG
- a CDS encoding type Z 30S ribosomal protein S14, with the protein MAKKALINKANAKPKFAVRGYTRCNKCGRPRAVFRKFGLCRVCLRDMAHAGELPGVSKSSW; encoded by the coding sequence ATGGCGAAGAAGGCGCTCATCAACAAGGCGAACGCGAAGCCGAAGTTCGCCGTGCGGGGTTACACCCGTTGCAACAAGTGCGGTCGGCCGCGTGCCGTGTTCCGCAAGTTCGGCCTCTGCCGCGTGTGCCTGCGAGACATGGCGCACGCCGGCGAGCTGCCGGGTGTGAGCAAGTCCAGCTGGTGA
- the tuf gene encoding elongation factor Tu, which translates to MAKAKFERTKPHVNIGTIGHIDHGKTTLTAAITKVLHDKFPTLNEASAFDMIDKAPEERQRGITISIAHVEYQTEKRHYAHVDCPGHADYVKNMITGAAQMDGAILVVAATDGPMPQTREHVLLARQVGVPYIVVALNKADMVDDEEIMELVEMEVRELLSAQDYPGDDLPIVRVSALKALEGDDKWAEAIVELMDAVDEAIPEPERDVEKPFLMPVEDVFTITGRGTVVTGRIERGIVKVNETVDIVGIRPNKTSTTVTGVEMFRKILDEGRAGENVGLLLRGIKREDVERGQVVVKPGSITPHTEFEGQVYILGKDEGGRHTPFFNNYRPQFYFRTTDVTGVVTLPQGTEMVMPGDNTTMSVQLIQPIAMEEGLQFAIREGGRTVGAGQVTKINA; encoded by the coding sequence GTGGCGAAGGCGAAGTTCGAGCGGACCAAGCCGCACGTCAACATCGGCACCATCGGTCACATCGACCACGGCAAGACCACGCTGACGGCGGCCATCACCAAGGTTCTGCACGACAAGTTCCCGACCCTCAACGAGGCGTCGGCGTTCGACATGATCGACAAGGCGCCCGAAGAGCGTCAGCGCGGTATCACGATCTCGATCGCGCACGTCGAGTACCAGACCGAGAAGCGGCACTACGCGCACGTCGACTGCCCCGGGCACGCCGACTACGTGAAGAACATGATCACCGGTGCCGCCCAGATGGACGGCGCGATCCTGGTGGTCGCCGCGACCGACGGCCCGATGCCCCAGACCCGTGAGCACGTGCTGCTCGCGCGTCAGGTCGGCGTGCCGTACATCGTCGTCGCCCTGAACAAGGCGGACATGGTCGACGACGAGGAGATCATGGAGCTCGTCGAGATGGAGGTCCGCGAGCTGCTGTCGGCTCAGGACTACCCGGGCGACGACCTCCCGATCGTGCGCGTCTCGGCGCTGAAGGCGCTCGAGGGCGACGACAAGTGGGCCGAGGCCATCGTCGAGCTCATGGACGCGGTCGACGAGGCCATCCCGGAGCCCGAGCGCGACGTCGAGAAGCCGTTCCTCATGCCCGTCGAGGACGTCTTCACGATCACCGGTCGCGGCACGGTCGTCACCGGCCGTATCGAGCGCGGCATCGTCAAGGTCAACGAGACCGTCGACATCGTCGGGATCCGGCCGAACAAGACCTCGACCACCGTCACCGGTGTCGAGATGTTCCGCAAGATCCTCGACGAGGGTCGCGCCGGCGAGAACGTCGGTCTGCTCCTGCGCGGTATCAAGCGTGAGGACGTGGAGCGCGGCCAGGTCGTCGTGAAGCCGGGTTCGATCACCCCGCACACCGAGTTCGAGGGCCAGGTGTACATCCTGGGCAAGGACGAGGGCGGCCGTCACACGCCGTTCTTCAACAACTACCGTCCGCAGTTCTACTTCCGGACGACCGACGTGACCGGTGTCGTGACCCTCCCGCAGGGCACCGAGATGGTCATGCCGGGTGACAACACCACCATGAGCGTTCAGCTGATCCAGCCGATCGCCATGGAGGAGGGCCTGCAGTTCGCCATCCGTGAGGGTGGCCGCACCGTGGGCGCCGGCCAGGTCACCAAGATCAACGCGTGA
- the rplP gene encoding 50S ribosomal protein L16, which produces MLIPRKVKHRKQHRPKRKGMASGGTAVTFGDWGIQALEPAYVSNRQIESARIAINRHIRRGGKIWINVFPDIPMTKKPAEVRMGSGKGSPEKWVTNVKPGRVLFEMSFPNREVAHEALTRAIHKLPMKCRIVSREGGDI; this is translated from the coding sequence ATGCTGATCCCACGCAAGGTCAAGCACCGCAAGCAGCACCGTCCCAAGCGCAAGGGCATGGCCAGCGGTGGTACCGCGGTCACCTTCGGCGACTGGGGCATCCAGGCGCTGGAGCCGGCCTACGTGTCGAACCGACAGATCGAGTCGGCGCGTATCGCGATCAACCGGCACATCCGTCGTGGCGGGAAGATCTGGATCAACGTCTTCCCGGACATCCCGATGACCAAGAAGCCGGCCGAGGTCCGCATGGGTTCCGGTAAGGGTTCGCCCGAGAAGTGGGTCACGAACGTCAAGCCGGGCCGGGTGCTCTTCGAGATGAGCTTCCCGAACCGTGAGGTGGCGCACGAGGCTCTGACCCGTGCGATCCACAAGCTGCCCATGAAGTGCCGGATCGTGTCCCGTGAGGGTGGTGACATCTGA